The Entelurus aequoreus isolate RoL-2023_Sb linkage group LG04, RoL_Eaeq_v1.1, whole genome shotgun sequence nucleotide sequence tctattcttggtgttggcttttatcaaatacatttccccaaaaaatactccagtgcgacttactgtatatatgtttttttccttctttattatgcattttcagccggtacgacagtagtggaatttctgacctttgaactatatttcctgtctgtcaagaatgtctgctcgtttcattcttttctattctaaaccactgaaggaccagatgtaggtaaaagatgaatatggagtcggtctgaccattctacaaaatgttttgactgtctattatgactaagggattcaaggatgttgcggaacaaacaggtcgaaaacaacaggaccttgaggcatggggaaacagataaaatggccaagtgacaagggctatgggtgattgcttgattcttgtgtcctccggaggacgtctgtCTGTCTGCATGGGCaactcaatccaactttgtactttttgactATGGGTtaataaaccttttgtactaaactcacttttgttgctgtttaagcttcggacagtCCACTacacgacttatactccggagcgacttatagtccgaaaaatacggtaccataagattttttgttaaaataaagccaataatgcattttttgtgtgttcccctttatttagaaaagtaccaaaaagtatcgaaataattttggcaccagtaccggtaccaaaatattggtatcaggacaacactaggctGGAGCATATTTTGCaaataaatgagtgtctccatggtgacagccacgcaaaatcctcattcaaataaggcggtctgcacttgttatcaattgtacacgcagtcttagtagatcaccttcaacacgcccactaatagtacacgcagttttaattagggatgtccgataatggctttttgccgatatccgatatttcgatattgtccaactctttaattaccgataccgatatcaaccgatactgatatcaaccgatatatgcagtcgtggaattaacacattattatgcctaatttggacaaccaggtatggtgaagataaggtacttttaaaaaaacaaaaaaaaaataagataactaaattaaaaaaaatttcttgaataaaaaagaaagtaaaacaatataaaaacagttacgtagaaactagtaattaatgaaaatgagtaaaattaactgttaaaggttagtactattagtggagcagcagcacgcacaatcatgtgtgcttacggactgtatcccttgcagactgtattgatatatattgatatataatgtaggaaccagaatattgataacagaaagaaatgggggggagggaggttttttgggttggtgcactaattgtaagtgtatcttgtgttttttatgttgatttaatttaaaaaaaaaaaacaaaaaaaaaaaaaacgatacagataataaaaaaaacgataccgataatttccgatattacattttaacgcatttatcggccgtcatatatcggacatccctagttttaatagTTTGCAAAGGCTGTATTTAGGATCTTAGTGAATGAGGCCCTATGTTTCCTTCTTTCCGATGGACAATGACTGTTAATGACTGCCTAAAGAGCCAGCGAGGGGAACTTGCGCGTACCTGATGTGGCTGCAGCACAGTGAGAACAATGGAGTCTTTGCAGCGTCTATGGGAAGACAAGAGAGAGTGGAGTGGGTTAGGTAACGCCGTGTGCAGCAGCAGCGTTCTGAGAGCTCCACCACTTTCTATCTGCCATTTCCTCTCTGTCCTTCAGCGGTGAAAGGACTGACTCATCCACCGTTTTTGTGCTCATGCGGTCATGTATCACTTGCGGTAAGAAACAGTGCGTTCCTTTTATAGCCATTTCCTTTCACCTGCGTTCCGTTTACTCGTCACTATTACTCGATCACAGCTTGTCCCCCTTGGCCCCTAAGATGCACCCCAGTCCTCCCTCCATTCTTCCCTCCCTCCTGGGACAGTAAAGGATGCTACCTTACAAGGTCTATGACTCTCTCTCGGGGCGCGTCGCTCACCGTCTCCTCGTTAATGGCCAAGATCTGATCTCCGGGGAGAAGCTTACCAAAGGAGGGTCCGTCTGCACGCAACACAAACCCAGCATACAAATTCATACACTGCAATGCACTCTTTTGTAGCTTCTTTTCTCTCGTACGCACACACTAACCGGCAGAGACTGAGCGTACAATGACGGGTCTTTGGCTGCCTGCGATGAAGCCGAAGCCTTGAGTTGGGTGTCGCTGGATGGTGACCTGTCGAGCTGTGGCAGGACTTAGGGTACCGCTGTCCATACCATCTTGGACCTCCTCTAACATCGCAGAgctgcacacaaaacacacaatTACAAGTGGAAAAAATGGCATTTTGCATCTCCTGCACTGCAATGTTGGTCTtgttaaggcaggggtcggcaactcaaaacgttgaaagagcctaTTTGgctaaaaaataccaaaaaaaaaatctgtctggagccgcaaaaattaaaagccgtatatataagtcttataaaagtgtctatattagctataatagcctactatcaaaatgactatgcatCGCCGGCTGAagctaatattttttaattttttttttcctttttgaatttatcaatcaattcaacaaaacaatacacaacaatgccataacaatgcaatccaattccaaatccaaacccgacccagcaacattcagaatagcaataaacagagcgatcgagagcaattgaggacacacaaacatgacacggaacaatctaaaagtagtgaaacaaaaatgaatattatcaacagtatcaatattagtaacaatttcaaaatagaagtgattaaaaatccctcatttatattatcactaaaaaaaattaattaaaaaaaaaaaagaaaaaaagaacaatagtgtcacagtggcaaaTCTTGAAAtctaatatttattaatttttacaccattaaaaaccattagtaaatcagaggctactcagaaagtgagatacatcatggaaatgactggcttttaatggccaaaggtattaaggaaggaaacggcaggctgtcttcttttaatacatttattataattaaaaattatttcttataaaaaaaaagttgtctagtatgttcactattttatttaaagacaaaattgcaataagaaaaatatgtttattgtaccgtaagatttttttgttcaaataaagccaataatgacattttttgtggtcccctttatttaaaaatgtatcgaaatacatttaggtaccggaaccaaaatattagtatcgggacaaccctaatgcaGGCTGACTCCTTCTTTAGTAATATTTGACAATTCCTTCAAATTCTTTATAAAATATCATGATTTGGGACGAAAacgctaccaaaacacatacgaCACAATATGAAATTGTCTTCTGAAACAAGCCCAAATTCAAATAACTCGAGTAGTGGGCAAAATTGTAATAGGTTCACAATTTTTGATGCTTACACACAATCCTTGAAAAAGGGAACATTTAGATTCCTTTTAatccagaggtcggcaacccaaaacgttgaaagagccatattggaccaaacataccaaaaacaaatctgtctggagccgcacaaaatgaaaagctgtatataagtcttataatgaaggcaacacatgacataagtgtctgtattagctataatagcctactatcaaaatgactatgtgtcgcaggttgAAGCAAatcttgaaatgtaatatttattcaacacatttttacaccatTAGATACCAttggtaaatcagaggctactcagaaggtgagataactcctggaaattactggcttttaatggccaaaggtaataAGGAagataaaggaaacggcaggctgtcttcttttaataaatgtattataactaaatattattactaataaaagaaaagttgcctcgtatgttcactattttatttaaggacaaaattgcaataagaaacatatgtttattgtacaataagattttttttgttaaaataaagccaatatgaaattgcctccagtcttctgaaACAAGCCCAAATTCAAATAACTCGAGTAGTGGGCAAAATTTTAATAGATTCACAGTTATTGATGCTTACACAGAATCATTGAAAAGGGGAACATTCAAGATTCCTTCTTGGGTGGGCAACCTAAAACgatgaaagagccattttggaccaaaaataccaaaaacaaatctgtctggagccgcaaaaaaacgaaaagccgtatataagtgttataatgaaggcaacacatgacgtacgtgtctatattagctatattagcctactatcaaaatgactgtaaaagtcttatataagtcttataatgaaggcaacacatgacgtaagtgtctatattagctataataatgtgtcgcaggctgaagcaaatctttgaaAGCATtattaaatcagaggctactcagaaggtgagataactcctggaaatgactggctcagaatggccaaatgtatagatgtgtgtgtccaagttaaagaaaacggCAGGCTATCAtcctctaatggatttattacaatctttggcaagctaggtaatgtttgctgtggtctggaacaacatggcacacaaacaactatctgaaatgtagccaatatcacatagagataatgtgtcacgagacatgcaaaactaaattatatacaaagaggataaaagtaaaggatagtaAATGAGGTCAAATATACCGACAAGTGAGGCAcattgatgcaatatgtacatacagctagcctaaatagcatgttagcattgattatcttgcagtcacgcactgatcaaatatgcctgataagcactccaacacgtcaataacatcaacaaagcgcacctttgtgcattcacgcacagtataaaacgtttggtggacaaaatgagacaaggaaggcgtggaagattttacatgtaaacaaactgttgcgtcacagtccacgctATGGGTTTATTAGaaataaaatgaatacaatttatttagaaaagtatcgaaaagtactgaaaagtatcaaaatacattttggtaccggtaccaaaatattggtatcgggacaacactaatatatataaatatactatgtatatatatatatatatatatatatatatatatatatatatatatatatatatatatatatatatatatatatatatatatatatatatatatatatatatatatatatatatatacacacaccataattttcagactataagtcgcagtttttttcatagtttggccgggggtgcgacttatactcaggagcgacttatgtgtgaaattaataacacattagcgtaaaatatcaaataatattatttagctcattcacgtaagagactagacgtataagatttcatgggatttagcgattaggagtgacagattgtttggtaaacgtatagcatgttctatatgttatagttatttgaacgactcttaccataatatgttacgttaacataccaggcacgttctcagttggttatttatgcctcatataacgtacacttattcagcctgttgttcactattctttatttatttcaaattgcctttcaaatgtctattcttggtgttggcttttatcaaataaatttccccaaaaaatgtgatttatactccagtgtgacttatatatgtttttttccttctttattatgcattttcggccggtgcgacttatactccggagcgacttatagtccgaaaaatacggtatatatatatatatatataatatatatatatatatatatatatatatatatatatatatatatatatatatatatatatatatatatatatatatatatatacacacacacacacacatatacatatatatatatatatatatatatatatatatatatatatatatatatatatatatatatatatatatatatatatatatatatatatatatatatatatatatatatatatatatgtatatgtgtgtgtgtgtgtatatatatatatatatatatatatatatatatatatatatatatatatatatatatatatatatatatatatatatatatatacacacacacacacatataaaaaaaaaaaatatatatatatatatatatatatatatatataccgtatttttcggactataagtcgctccggagtataagtcgcaccggccgaaaatgcataataaagaaggaaaaaaacatatataagtcacactggagtataaatcacattttttggggaaatttatttgataaaagccaacaccaagaatagacatttgaaaggcaatttgaaataaataaagaatagtgaacaacaggctgaataagtgtacgttatatgaggcataaataaccaactgagaacgtgcctggtatgttaacgtaacatattatggtaagagtcattcaaataactataacatatagaacatgctatacgtttaccaaacaatctgtcactcctaatcgctaaatcccatgaaatcttatacgtctagtctcttacgtgaatgagctaaataatattatttgatattttacggtaatgtgttattaatttcacacgtaagtcgctcctgagtataagtcgcacccccggccaaactatgaaaaaaactgcgacttatagtctgaaaaatatggtgtatatatatatatatatatatatatatatatatatatatatatatatatatatatatatatatatatatatatatatatatatatatagcctacctGTCACATGCGTATATGTGTCCATCCTGGACCTTGGCCATCCCCTGAGCGGAGGGCGCAGCATGGGTCAGGTTTGCATCGCAAAGGCTGCACTCTCTGAAGAAATCATTCACCTGCacaatagaagaaaaaaaaaaaaaaaacggacatTACATATCTTCCTTTCATCCTTAAATTATTTGTATGAACTGCAAGATGTCACATCTCGGATACATCTGTTAAAATAATCCAATAATACTTGTAAAGATGCGGCATATGTGCAGTAACAGTGAAGACATACATCAGATCCTGCAAAAATCCACGAGTTTAAAGTAAGAATTTAGAGCTTTTCATGTGACACAGGAGACCCACCTATAAAAACATCTCTTATCAATGACACAAGAGAATGCATATACAGTACTACCTATAACACTATTGTTGCTGTTGTTGCTGTGAGCCACACATCCTCTTTTAACAGATGTGTGCGTAGGAGTAAGTAAGAGCGAGATTACTGTTAGACTGTGAGAGCACGTACATGGAACATAATATTGCCCCTGGCAGGAAAAAAGCCACACAAAAGTTTAGACTCATGCAAATGTAGCTTCTAACTTGGCTAAACCAACTTTGAGATAAATGCTCTAAAAAAGGGAGGAAGAGAAAGACAAAGTCAAGACTGCTCAGAGTCATTATGCACGAATGCAAGAGCAGGACGGACAACAAACTGTCAATAAACGGAGGTTGAGTCACTTTTgtcaatagttttttttatttaaattcttGTCACACTTGCAGATTGTACTAACAGTGGCTTAGAAGGACCATGGCTCATTAACAATTGTAGTTGTGCATCACTGATCTCTACCGAGTACCTCATAAGGCACCATTCATTTTTGATAAACCTATTTTAATCTCATGTGCATGATGGAACATCCATTTCCCATTATGGGGTTTGATTTCAGTTTTAATTATCGTTAAAAAAACCCTTACAATTACATAATaagctacagtcgtggtcaaaagaacataatatcatggctgtcttgagtttccaataatttctacaactcttatttttctgGAGCACATACCTGtttgtgaggcctttaatcccagaaacaccatgcctaccgtcaagcatggtggtggtagtatcatgctctgggcctgtttagctgccaatgggactggtgcttcacagagagtaaatgggacaatgaaaaaggaggattacctccaagttcttcaggacaacctaaaatcatcagctcggaggttgggtcttgggtgcagctgggtgttccaacaggacaatgactccaaacacacgtcaaaagtggtaaaggaatggcaaaatgaggctagaattaaggtttcagaatggccttcccaaagtcctgacttaaacgtgtggacaacgctgaagaaacaagtccatgtcagaaaaccaacaaatttagctgaactacaccaattttgtcaagaggagtggtcaaaaattcaaccagaagcttgtggatggcttccagaagcgccttattgcagtgaaacttgccaagggacatggaaccaaatattaaaggcctactgaaacctactactaccgaccacgcagtctgatagtttatatatcaatgatgaaatcttaacattgcaacacatgccaatacggccgggttaacttataaagtgcaattttaaatttcccgggatatatccggctgaaaacgtctcggtatgatgacgtttgcgtgtgacgtcacggattgtgcggacatattgggacaccattgtggccagctattacgtcgtctgttttcatcgca carries:
- the LOC133649064 gene encoding FERM and PDZ domain-containing protein 4-like — protein: MAKVQDGHIYACDSSAMLEEVQDGMDSGTLSPATARQVTIQRHPTQGFGFIAGSQRPVIVRSVSADGPSFGKLLPGDQILAINEETVSDAPRERVIDLVR